From one Acidobacteriota bacterium genomic stretch:
- a CDS encoding sigma-54-dependent Fis family transcriptional regulator: MNEKILVVDDERLIRWTLSEALRGWGYQTLEAANVRGAREIIETEHPSVTLLDINLPDGSGLDLLREIKTAHPDSVVIMITANVLVDDTIAALRAGAYDFIGKPLNLDEIRLAIRNSIETRELRTTLMRFQNERSKDFGFDQIIGDSPAMTEMKSLAEKVAASGVSSVLLQGESGTGKDLVAKAIHFASGRAARPFVAINCAAIPGTLMESELFGYEKGAFTDAKSRKEGLFEQAEGGTLFLDEIGEIDLSLQAKLLRVLEEGNFRRVGGLKDLNLNVRVIAASNRDLREESETGHFRLDLYYRLSIIQLDIPPLRSRGQDVLRLAAHFIETLGTRPGGPKKLSREAEKAFVNYTWRGNVRELRNAIERAMILEDGDEITLRYLPKDLLESNRSQSGLNAGVERAVGRYISFPPEGLPLDEVEHLLIEKALAQTGGNVTRAGELLGISRDRVRYHLKKMRRPPVNV, translated from the coding sequence ATGAATGAAAAGATATTGGTCGTCGACGACGAACGTCTCATCCGCTGGACTCTCAGCGAAGCCTTGCGCGGCTGGGGTTATCAAACGCTTGAGGCGGCGAACGTACGCGGCGCGCGTGAGATCATAGAAACCGAGCATCCGTCGGTGACCCTTCTCGACATTAACCTTCCGGACGGATCCGGTCTCGATCTCCTTCGCGAGATCAAGACCGCGCATCCGGACTCGGTAGTGATAATGATCACCGCGAACGTGCTCGTCGACGATACCATCGCGGCGCTTCGGGCCGGGGCATACGACTTCATCGGCAAACCGCTCAATCTCGATGAGATCCGCCTGGCGATTCGGAATTCGATCGAAACGCGCGAGCTCCGCACAACGTTGATGCGGTTTCAGAATGAGCGTTCGAAGGATTTCGGGTTCGACCAGATCATCGGCGACTCCCCGGCAATGACAGAGATGAAATCGCTCGCCGAAAAGGTCGCGGCGAGCGGTGTTTCGAGCGTTCTCCTTCAAGGGGAGTCCGGGACGGGCAAGGACCTGGTCGCCAAGGCGATTCATTTTGCATCGGGACGCGCGGCGCGGCCGTTTGTCGCCATCAACTGCGCCGCGATTCCCGGAACCTTGATGGAGTCCGAGTTGTTCGGCTACGAAAAGGGTGCGTTCACCGATGCCAAGTCCCGAAAGGAGGGGCTCTTTGAGCAGGCCGAGGGCGGAACGCTCTTTCTCGACGAGATCGGCGAGATCGACCTCTCGCTTCAGGCAAAACTCCTGCGCGTTCTCGAAGAAGGGAACTTTCGGAGGGTCGGCGGTTTGAAGGATCTCAACCTCAACGTCCGCGTGATCGCCGCATCGAATCGCGATTTGCGGGAAGAAAGCGAAACCGGACACTTTCGGCTCGACCTCTATTATCGCCTCTCGATCATCCAGCTTGATATCCCGCCGCTCCGATCGCGCGGGCAGGATGTCCTGCGCCTCGCGGCGCATTTTATCGAAACGCTCGGCACGCGTCCGGGAGGTCCGAAAAAACTCTCGCGAGAGGCGGAGAAAGCCTTTGTCAATTACACCTGGCGCGGCAACGTGCGCGAACTCCGAAACGCCATTGAACGTGCGATGATCCTTGAAGACGGTGACGAGATTACGCTCCGTTATCTGCCTAAGGATCTGCTTGAGTCGAACCGTTCGCAATCCGGATTGAATGCCGGCGTCGAACGCGCCGTCGGGCGCTACATCTCGTTTCCGCCCGAAGGCCTGCCGCTCGACGAGGTCGAGCATTTGCTCATCGAGAAGGCTTTGGCGCAAACCGGCGGGAATGTCACGCGTGCCGGAGAGCTCCTGGGAATCTCGAGGGATCGTGTTCGATATCACCTCAAAAAAATGCGACGTCCGCCAGTAAATGTCTGA